In one Oryzias latipes chromosome 13, ASM223467v1 genomic region, the following are encoded:
- the folh1b gene encoding putative N-acetylated-alpha-linked acidic dipeptidase isoform X1, with protein MRKEGRLIRWVWWILLVTALFLLGFIIGWFAKPSHTNKEDHKASNEYLREFLDEMQADRIREHLRKFTRLPHLAGTEQNLKYAEQIKEEWQEFGLDSVEMVPYDVLLSYPNKSQPNYISIVDQLGTEVFVTSLAEPVPQGYEDVTDIVPPFSAFSAKGQPEGDLVYVNYGRTEDFVQLQREMGINVTGKIVIVRYGKIFRGNKVKNAMLAGAKGVIMFSDPADYWATGVQPYPDGWNLPGGGAQRGNVLNLNGAGDPLTPGYPAKEYTYRFSMEEGVGLPDIPVHPIGFNDAIHLLKNMGGQIPPNNWKGALNVSYRIGPGFTDDIKSQKVRMNIYSNNQITRIYNVIGKIRGALEPDRYVILGGHRDAWVFGGIDPMSGAAVIHEAVRSAGLLLGKGWRPRRSIIFASWDAEEFGLLGSTEWAEDNARLLQQRAVAYINADSAIEGMYTLRVDCTPSLHTLVYDLTKQIASPEEGEEGISLYESWHKRDNWTNDRDAPRISKLGSGSDFEAYFIRLGIAAGRARYTKDMKTERYSSYPVYHSVYETFEIVEQFYDPSFRRLRAVAQVRGGLTVLLANSQLLPLDANEYADALGKYAQSIAQLAAKNPDEMVKYEVSFDSLFSAVQNFTVAARDFHERLKTLNRDDPLQVRLVNDQLMYLERAFIDPLGLPGRPFYRHVIFAPSSHNKYAGESFPGIYDALFDIQNSADPKKAWQEVKRQISIAAFTVHAAAMTLTPPA; from the exons ATGAGAAAGGAGGGCAGATTGATCCGCTGGGTCTGGTGGATTTTGCTTGTGACAGCCTTGTTCCTGCTGGGCTTCATCATAG GCTGGTTTGCAAAGCCCTCACACACCAACAAAGAAGACCACAAAGCTTCAAATGAGTATTTGAGGGAGTTTCTGGATGAAATGCAGGCAGACCGGATCAGAGAGCATCTCAG AAAATTTACTCGCCTCCCCCATCTGGCTGGTACCGAGCAGAACCTGAAGTATGCCGAGCAGATCAAAGAGGAGTGGCAGGAGTTTGGGCTGGACTCAGTGGAGATGGTGCCCTACGACGTCTTGCTATCGTACCCCAACAAGTCCCAGCCAAACTACATCTCCATTGTTGATCAACTGGGCACTGAG gtttttgtgacGTCGTTGGCTGAGCCAGTTCCACAGGGTTATGAAGATGTGACAGATATTGTGCCTCCATTCAGTGCTTTCTCTGCCAAAGGACAACCCGAG GGGGATCTGGTGTACGTGAACTACGGACGCACAGAGGATTTCGTCCAGCTGCAAAGAGAGATGGGCATTAATGTGACAGGGAAGATTGTCATTGTCAGATACGGAAAAATATTCAGAGGCAATAAG GTGAAGAACGCCATGCTGGCCGGAGCGAAGGGAGTCATCATGTTCTCAGACCCGGCTGATTACTGGGCAACCGGAGTTCAG CCCTACCCTGACGGCTGGAACTTGCCTGGTGGAGGAGCTCAGAGGGGAAATGTACTCAATCTGAACGGAGCAGGAGACCCACTGACGCCAGGGTACCCAGCTAAAG AATACACATACAGATTCAGCATGGAGGAAGGGGTGGGACTTCCGGACATCCCTGTACATCCAATTGGCTTCAATGATGCAATTCACCTACTAAA gaACATGGGAGGACAAATTCCACCCAACAACTGGAAAGGGGCTCTGAATGTGTCCTACAGGATTGGACCGGGCTTCACCGATGATATCAAGAGCCA GAAGGTGCGCATGAACATTTACAGCAACAACCAGATAACCAGGATCTATAATGTGATCGGAAAGATCAGAGGAGCTCTGGAGCCAG ACAGATACGTGATCCTGGGAGGACACCGCGATGCTTGGGTGTTTGGAGGAATTGATCCCATGTCTGGAGCAGCAGTGATTCATGAAGCAGTGAGGAGCGCTGGGCTGCTGCTTGGAAAAG GATGGAGACCGAGGAGGAGCATTATATTTGCGAGCTGGGACGCAGAGGAGTTTGGCCTGCTGGGATCTACAGAATGGGCAGAG GACAATGCCAGGCTGCTGCAGCAGAGAGCTGTGGCTTACATCAACGCAGACTCTGCCATAGAGG GGATGTACACACTGAGAGTCGACTGCACTCCGTCACTGCACACTTTGGTCTATGACCTCACCAAGCAG ATAGCCAGTCCAGAGGAAGGAGAGGAAGGAATTTCTTTGTATGAGAGCTGGCACAAAAGGGACAACTGGACTAATGACCGCGACGCTCCAAG GATCAGTAAACTCGGGTCTGGAAGCGACTTTGAGGCCTATTTTATCCGACTGGGAATTGCTGCAGGCAGAGCCAGATACACAAAAGACATG aaaactgaGCGCTACAGCAGCTATCCGGTCTACCACAGTGTGTACGAAACCTTTGAGATTGTGGAACAGTTTTATGACCCGTCCTTCCGGAGGCTGCGGGCGGTGGCTCAGGTGAGAGGAGGTCTCACCGTCCTATTGGCCAATTCCCAGCTGCTTCCGCTTGATGCTAACGAGTATGCAGATGCACTGGGTAAGTACGCCCAGAGCATCGCGCAGCTGGCTGCGAAGAACCCAGATGAAATGGTGAAGTACGAGGTGTCATTTG ATTCCCTGTTTTCTGCAGTACAGAACTTCACTGTTGCAGCCAGAGATTTCCATGAACGTCTGAAAACCCTCAACAGGGACGA TCCCCTGCAGGTGCGGCTTGTGAACGATCAGCTCATGTACCTTGAAAGAGCCTTTATTGACCCACTTGGTTTACCTGGCAGACCCTTTTACAG AC